In Aegilops tauschii subsp. strangulata cultivar AL8/78 chromosome 3, Aet v6.0, whole genome shotgun sequence, one genomic interval encodes:
- the LOC109760438 gene encoding uncharacterized protein yields MPSCVRVTGISVRCWVDTKIDLVMTLTREEAHESKEMESLRVHADALLSLSSPAASSTAPASSGSISKPVTAATTAAGRRALAAEGVFECKTCSKRFTSFQALGGHRTSHTRLQARMLLHDQAADVPGAAERDRARVHECAVCGLEFSMGQALGGHMRRHRGEAPPGPSTSSAAVHGEASSGATQQQEVMPDLNYPPMDDCGGDGQETSADRSSGHHQLLDLLV; encoded by the coding sequence ATGCCCTCGTGCGTGCGCGTGACTGGAATTTCAGTTCGCTGCTGGGTAGATACAAAGATCGATCTCGTGATGACACTTACGAGGGAGGAGGCGCACGAGAGCAAGGAGATGGAGAGCCTGCGGGTGCACGCCGACGCGCTGCTCTCGCTGTCCTCGCCCGCCGCCTCGTCCACGGCGCCGGCGAGCAGCGGCAGCATCAGCAAGCCGGTGACGGCGGCGACGACCGCGGCGGGCAGGAGGGCGCTGGCGGCGGAGGGCGTGTTCGAGTGCAAGACGTGCAGCAAGCGGTTCACGTCGTTCCAGGCGCTGGGCGGGCACCGCACCAGCCACACGCGGCTGCAGGCGCGGATGCTGCTGCACGATCAGGCCGCCGACGTCCCGGGCGCCGCCGAGAGGGACAGGGCGCGGGTGCACGAGTGCGCCGTCTGCGGGCTCGAGTTCTCCATGGGCCAGGCGCTGGGCGGCCACATGCGCCGGCACAGGGGCGAGGCGCCGCCGGGGCCGTCGACGTCGTCGGCTGCCGTGCACGGCGAAGCCAGCTCCGGCGCGACGCAGCAGCAGGAGGTCATGCCCGACCTGAACTACCCGCCGATGGACGACTGCGGCGGCGACGGGCAAGAAACGTCGGCCGATCGCAGCTCCGGGCATCATCAGCTGCTTGATCTGCTTGTGTAG
- the LOC109760440 gene encoding protein SOSEKI 4: MAVVVAGGGGGGGGGRARGEQQPRPHWREQQGQRSPDMAAVPRPPRPRPGPARVAVVYYLSRNGQLEHPHFMEVALSSPDGLYLRDVIDRLDALRGKGMARMYSWASKRSYRNGFVWHDLADDDYVHPVGGREYVLKGTERLHPPAIHLPLLDAAAASSCSSGSQDTTTSSSSGWEHAQRKGVAGALTAELGEYRVYKAEDRAAAAADAATQTEDGHRGRSRGHQRRAQEELSREETSPPTASTSPETLEALIKADGRVLATVPGAGSRARASSVLMQLISCGSVSVKGGLATPVMPRGVHYRPRPPRPPAHAAAETAVYRQKVVEDKEYFSGSLVETQRPAADACQDLAVLRRSSSYNADRAQKAEEAVDLHDRCIPRKPKSKKDGYQVISCTAAHASGKRIGA; this comes from the exons atggcggtggtggtggcgggcggtggtggtggcggtggcggtggcagGGCGCGAGGGGAGCAGCAGCCGAGGCCGCATTGGCGCGAGCAGCAGGGGCAGCGCAGCCCCGACATGGCGGCGGTGCCCAGGCCGCCGCGCCCGAGGCCGGGCCCGGCGAGGGTCGCCGTCGTGTACTACCTGTCCAGGAACGGGCAGCTCGAGCACCCGCACTTCATGGAGGTCGCCCTCTCCTCCCCCGACGGCCTCTACCTCCGAG ATGTGATCGACCGGCTCGACGCGCTGCGGGGCAAGGGGATGGCGCGCATGTACTCCTGGGCGTCCAAGAG GAGCTACCGGAACGGGTTCGTGTGGCACGACCTGGCGGACGACGACTACGTGCACCCGGTGGGCGGGCGGGAGTACGTGCTCAAGGGCACCGAGCGGCTGCACCCGCCGGCGATCCACCTCCCGCTGCTCGACGCGGCCGCCGCGTCGTCCTGCTCCTCCGGCTCGCAGGACAcgaccacgtcctcctcctcagGCTGGGAGCACGCCCAGAGGAAGGGCGTCGCCGGCGCCCTCACAGCGGAGCTCGGCGAGTACCGGGTGTACAAGGCCGAGGAccgcgccgcggcggccgcgGACGCGGCCACGCAGACCGAGGACGGGCACCGCGGGCGGAGCCGCGGTCACCAAAGGCGCGCCCAGGAGGAGCTGAGCCGCGAGGAGACGTCGCCGCCGACGGCGTCCACGAGCCCCGAGACGCTGGAGGCGCTGATCAAGGCGGACGGCCGTGTCCTGGCGACCGTGCCCGGCGCCGGGAGCAGGGCCAGGGCGTCGTCCGTGCTGATGCAGCTCATCTCGTGCGGGTCCGTGTCGGTGAAGGGTGGGCTGGCGACGCCGGTGATGCCGCGCGGGGTGCACTACCGCCCGCGCCCGCCGCGCCCGCCGGCGCACGCGGCCGCCGAGACGGCCGTCTACCGGCAGAAGGTGGTCGAGGACAAGGAGTACTTCAGCGGGAGCCTGGTGGAGACGCAGCGCCCGGCCGCCGACGCGTGCCAGGACCTGGCCGTCCTCCGGCGGTCGTCTTCTTACAACGCCGACAG GGCGCAGAAGGCGGAGGAGGCGGTGGACCTGCACGACCGCTGCATCCCGCGGAAGCCCAAGAGCAAGAAGGACGGCTACCAGGTGATCTCCTGCACCGCCGCGCACGCCAGCGGCAAGAGGATCGGGGCCTGA